The genomic segment TCGATGCCGGCACGCTGACCAGCTACACCGGCGACTACGAATTCTACGAGGGCCAGCGCGCGCTGGCCGATAAGCAGCAGCAGGCGCAGTTCGAGCGGCAGCAGGCGATGCTGGCCAAGGAAGTGGCGTTCATCGAGCGCTTCAAGGCGCGCGCCTCGCACGCCGCCCAAGTGCAGAGCCGCGTCAAGAAGCTGGAGAAGATCGAGAAGGTCGAGCCGCCGCGCCGCCGCCAGATCATCGCGTTCGACTTCCTGCCGGCGCCGCGCTCGGGCGAAGACGTCGCCAGCCTCAGCCATGTCCGCAAGGCCTACGGCAATCACGTCATCTACGAGGATCTGGATTTCGCGATCCGCCGCCGCGAGCGCTGGTGCGTGATGGGCATCAACGGCGCCGGCAAGTCGACGCTGCTCAAGCTGGTCGCCGGCGCCACCGCGCCCGACGACGGCAGCGTGACGATCGGCGGCAGCGTCAAGATGGGTTACTTCGCCCAGCACGCGATGGATCTGATCGACGGCGAACTCACCGTGTTTCAGTCGCTGGAAGAATGGTTTCCGCAGGCCGGCCAGGGTAGCTTGCGCGCGCTCGCCGGCTGCTTCGGGTTCTCCGGCGACGACGTCGAGAAGCGCTGCCGCGTGCTGTCCGGCGGCGAGAAGGCCCGGCTGGTGATGGCCAAGATGCTGTACGACCCGCCGAACTTCCTGGTGCTCGACGAGCCGACCAACCACCTCGACATCGCCACCAAGGAAATGCTGATCAAGGCGCTCGCCGATTTCGAAGGCACCATGCTGTTCGTCTCGCACGACCGGCACTTTTTGGCCGCGCTGTCGAACCGCGTGCTGGAGCTGACCCCCGAAGGCGTCCACAAATACGGCGGCGGCTACACTGAATACGTCGCCCGCACCGGCCACGAGGCGCCGGGGCTGCATTGAGCAGCCGACCCCAACAACGTCGTCATGCGCGGGCTTGACCCGCGCATCCATCAAGCGCGTAGCGCGTCTTCAAACAGTTGTTGCAAAGACGATGGATGGCCGGGTCGAGCCCGGCCATAACGCTTGACGATGTGGAGTCCCATCGCCTCAGAACACCGGCCGCGTCTGCCCCACCTTCAGCGGGCCGAGCATCACGGCGCCTTCGACGAAGCGCAGCGGGAAGGCGCGGGCGGGGCGGCCTTCCAGGGTCGTCTCCTGGCCGAGCGCGTCGATGCCGGCGACGGCGGCGACGTTGGCGTTCTTGCGCACCACCTGGCCGAGGCCCGGAATGGCGCGGTCGAGCGCGCCGAGCACGTTGTTGACGTCCTTGGCGCGGACGCCGGGCGCGAGGCGATCGAGCGTCGATTGCGACACGCCCTGCTCCAGCATCTTGTCGATGCCGAGCTTGGGGATCACCTGGTCGAGCCCGGTGGCCACCATCTGCAATTCGCCGTCGACATAGCCCTGCGCGGTCAGCCCGAGCGAGCCGGTCGCAACCGCCACCATGTCGCCCTGCTGGATCCGCGCCTGCTCGAACTGGATGCGGCCGCCGGCGGCCTGGATCTCGCGGAAGCGCTGCGGCCACGGCTTGGGGCGGAAGTCCTTCAGGCCGCTGATCAGCAGACGCAGATGCGCGTCGAACGGATCGGCGAGCAGCGGATGCAGGTCCTGCACCGAGGTGCCGTCGAGGCTGAGATCGACCTCGAGCTGGCGCGGCTCGGCGCCGGCGGCCTCGCGCTGCCGGCCATGCAGCTCGGCGTGGCGGGCGCGCGCCAGCGGCACGCGGGTGTCGCCGCGGAAGCCATCGAGCGCCGGCTCGTCGAACACCAGCGCGACGCGCTCCGGCGTGCCCGGCAGCCCGGCGACGCTGCTGCGGGCGGTCTTCCAGTTCAGCTGCATCGACACCGGCTGGCCGCGGTCAGCGAAGCTCGCCGGCCCCTTGAACTCGGCAATCAGCAGGCTCGGCTGATACAGCGACGCCACCACCAGGATCTCGGCGAGCTTCGCCGTCAGCGGGGTCTGCGTGGCAGCCTGCTGGGCGGTCTGCGAGGTCAGCGCGACGGTGGCGTTCTCGCAGCGAACCTCAAGGCGGAACGGAAAGCCCGCCACCGAACGCTGGCCGCAATCATAGCTGCGGCCGGCAGCGGCTTCGCGCGCCCGCCACTGGTCGGCGATGCGGTCGACCTGACTGGCCGAGAATAGCCAGAACGCGCTCCAGGCGAGCGCCGCCAGCACCACCACGCCGGGGAGCAACAGCACCGGCCAGAGCGGGCGACGGGGGGAAATCGTGGAATCTGCCATCGCGCCTACTTAAGGGGAGAAGCCCAAAAAGGGAATCCGCGACCGCCTGCCGCACGCCATGCCGCGGACACGCGGCCGACCCGCGCGGCAAACCGCTCACGCTTCCAGGCCCGATGCGGTAAGGACTGAATTTGTCATTTGCACGATTGCCCCTGCACGCATGTCCACCAAAACACTCTCCGAACACGAACTGACCGCCGGCGACCTTTGGGTGTTCGGCTATGGCTCGCTGATGTGGAATCCCGGCTTCGACTTCGTCGAGCGGATACCGGCGCGGCTGATCGGCGAGCACCGGGCGCTGTGCGTGTATTCGTTCGTGCATCGCGGCACGCCGGAACAGCCCGGCCTGGTGCTCGGGCTCGACCGCGGCGGTGCCTGCCGCGGCATCGCGTTCCGCGTCGCCGATGCGCAGCGGATGCCCACGGTCGCTTACTTGCGCGAGCGCGAGCAGGTCACCAGCGTGTATCGCGAGGTCAAGCGCTCGGTGTGGCTGGAGGACGACGCGCGGCGGCGGATCAGCGCACTCACTTACGTGGTCGATCGCGGCCACGCGCAATATGCCGGCCGGCTGTCCTACGCCGAACAGCTTCGTCATGTGCGCCAGGGTCACGGCCGCTCCGGACCGAACCGCGATTATGTGATCGCCACCGTGAAGGCGCTGGAAACACAGGGCTGCCGCGACGTGCCGCTGCACCAGCTCGCCGAGGCGCTGCGCGACGAGGCGCCGGCGCCGCGCTGACCGAGGCGAGAGGCGATCAGCCGACCTGCTCGCTCTCCGGCTTCGGCGCCGGCTCGACCTGAGGCGGCACCGCGCTGGGTACGCGGCCGAACAGCTCCGCCTGCTCTTGGCGGGCCTCGGCGACCAGGCGGTTGGTGGCGGTTTCGACCACGTCGCTGAGCTGCCTCAAGAACTCGCGGCGGTCGAGGCCGGCCGGCAGCGGATCGAGGAATTCGACTACGATCGTGCCCGGATAACGCATGAACTGGCGCCGCGGCCAGAACAGCCCGGCGTTCAGCGCCACCGGCAGGCACGGCACGCCGCAGTCGACATAGATCTGGCCGACGCCGCTCTTGTAGTTCGGCGGCGCGTCGACCGGCCGGCGGGTGCCTTCCGGGAAGATGATCAGCTGCCGGCCGCGGCGCACTTCCTCGCGGGCGCGGCGCGCCATCTCGACCAGGGTCTTGACGCCGGCGGCGCGGTTGATCGCGATCATGCCGCCGCGCAGCAGGAGCTGACCGAACACCGGGAGCCAGGTCAGCTCGCGCTTGAGGATGTACAGCGGCTCGTCGAAGAACTGCAGCAGCGCGAAGGTTTCCCACATCGACTGGTGCTTCGGTGCGACGATCAGCGGCCCTTGCGGGATCTTCTCAAGGCCGCGGAATTCGACCTTGGTGCCGCAGATCAAACGCATCAGCCAGATGCTGTTCTGGCCCCACATCTTGGCGACCTTCACCACCGCCCGGCCGGAAAACAGTGCCGCCACGGTTGCGGCCAGCACCCAGCCCACCAGCACGATGTAGAACAGCACGTTGAAGATTAACGAACGCAGGAAGATCACGAACATCGGAACGGTCCGATCAGTTGGCGGCAGCGGTCGCCGGCTTGCGGGCGCCGGTCGGGTCGGTCTGCTCGGCCGGTTCGGGCATCACTTCGATGCCGAGCTTCGACAGGCGCACCCGCAGCTCGACCGCGAGGTATTTGGCGTATTCCGATAGCAAGAGCCGCAGCGTTCCGCCACTGGTCCACCACGGCTCGTCGCGCCACTTGTCGCCGATCACCGCGAACGGAATCAATTCGACGTCCGGCATGGCGTGGGACATTTCGGCGATCGCCCGCGGCATGTGGTAATTCGACGTCACTACGATCAGCGAGCGGAAGCCGCGCTCCTGCACCCAGCGCCGGGTTTCGGAGGCATTGCTGCGGGTATCGACTGCAGAGCGGTCGAGATCGACGCAGCAACTGAACCAGTCGCGGCTCTCCGGCACCGAGCGTGAAATGTCGCGGGCGCCATTGGTGCGGTGAACGCCGGAGATCAACAGCCGCTTGCCGTAGCCGGCCGCGAGCAATTCCACCGCGTCCGACACCCGCGACGAGCCGCCGGTCAACACCACGATGCCGTCGGCGTTGTGTCGCGGCTTCTGCTCGGCGCCGCGCAGTTGCGACAGAAACACCACGAAGCCACCCGCACCGACGAGGAAGCCGAGCGCCAGCACCGCCACGATGGTCGCGCGCAGCCGCCCGCTGCGTCGGACCGGGCGGTCAGACGACGGGGAGATCGGGTTGCGATCGGGCGACAGCTCCATGAGACGTGCGATAGACCTCGTTTGCGCGCCTTTCGCAGTCATCGCTGCGGCGGCGGAAGATGCCCGGACTCTAGTGCGATTTCGGGCGAAAGGGAGTCCGCCGGATGGTCGAACCGCCGGAGCGGTGCGGCGGTAGCGCGCCGGTCATCGGCGGCTCATTCGATCGAGTTCAGCGTGCTGAACAGCGTACGGCGCGAGGCCAAGGCGGTGATGCCGGCGATCAACACCGCCATGCCGGCGAGCGCCAGATAGCCGGTCGGGCGCAGCGAGAAGGTGCCGAGCAGCGCCGCGAACTGGTCGCCGACCGGCGTGCCGGAAAACCACGTCGCGACCGACTCCGAAAAGCCGAACACGAAGATCGCAGCGCCACCGCCGATCAGCCCGCCCTGCAGGCCGAGCAGCAGGAAGTGGCGGAAGAACCGATTGGCGATGTAGCTGTCGCTGGCGCCGACGAAATGCAGCACTTCGACGATCGGCCGGTTGGCCGCCATCGCGCCGCGGGTGGCGAACGATACCGAGATGACGGTGGCGACGATGACGAGGCCAAGCACGCCGATGCCGGCGAACACTGTGGCGCCGGTCATCGACCGCATCCGCTCGATCCAGGCACGATGGTCGTCGACCGTCGCGCTGGGCGCAGCCTCGGTGACGCGGCGGCGCAGTTCGGCAAGATCGAGCCCGCTGCCCGGAGCCGCGCGCGCCACGATCACCCGCGGCACCGGCAGATCGTCGAGCGACAGCCCGGTGCCGAGCCACGGCTCCAGCAGCTTGGCGGATTCGTCCTTGGTGAAGGTCCGGACCTCGACGACGCCGGGCTGGCTGCGCACCACCTCGGCGACGCGGTCGGCGTCGCGGTCGAGATCCCGGCCACGCAGCGAGCGCACCTGCACGGTGAGCTCGCTCGACACTTCGGACTGCCACTCCGCCGCCGAGGCGCTGATCAGCATCACCACGCCGGTGGTCATCGAGGCGAGGAACGTCATGATCGCCACCACGGCGACCAGCGCGCGGCCGGAGATCGACGCGCGCGGCACGATCGGCGACGCATTGCGCGCCTTCGGCGGCACCTGCGGGCGTTCGTGCCCGAGGTCCACCATGACGTCGCGTTCGTCGGCTCTGCGCAACGGCCCCTGCCTATTCATAAACGTGCAGCCGGCCCTGGTGCAGCACCAGGCGGCGCGCTTCGTACTGATCCATCAGATTGATGTCGTGGGTCGCGATCACCACCGCGGTCCCGGTCTTGTTCAATTCCACGAACAGCCGCAACAGCCGGCGCCCGAGCGTCGGATCGACGTTGCCGGTCGGCTCATCGGCGAGCAGCAGATGCGGCCGGCCGATCACCGCGCGGGCGATCGCGGCACGCTGCTTCTCGCCGCCCGACAGCACCGGCGGCAGCGCGTCCATCCGGTCGCCGAGCCCGACCCACTTCAACAGGTCGATAACCTCCTTGCGATAGCTCGACTCGTCGCGCCCGGTGACCCGGAACGGCAACGCCACGTTTTCATAGGTGGTCATGTGGTCGAGCAGGCGGAAGTCCTGCAGCACGATGCCGATACGCTGGCGCAGCGCCGCGACCTCGTCCTTGCCGAGCAGCGACACGTCGTTGCCGAACAGATTGACCAGACCGCGGGTCGGCCGCAGCGACAGGAATAGCAAGCGCAGCAGCGAGGTCTTGCCCGCGCCGGACGGTCCGGTCAGGAACTGGAACGAGTGCGCCGGAATTGCAAAGTTGAGGTCGCGGAGGATCTCCGGACCAAGCCCATAGCGCAGGCCGACATTTTCGAAGCGGACCACGTTCAGCTCCGATTTCGATCGGCGCGGGGAGAAAGGGCACGCCACGCCATCTGCCCGTGCCGCCGTTGTGAGGCGGTTATGGTTTCCGATTCGTTAACGGACGGCCGGTACGATCGGACGAACCTTATAGCCAGCGATTCGCCATGCATATCGTCTGCCCGCATTGTACGACATCCTATGCGATCGATCCGGCCAAACTGGGAGATGCCGGCCGGACGGTGCGTTGTTCCCGGTGCAAGGAAGTCTGGCTGGCACGGCCCGAAGACGTGCAGAGCGACGTCCGTGTCGCCGCCATGACGGTCGAAGAACAGCAGCCGGCCACCAACGACCTCGCCAATGATCCCGGATGGGGCGTGACCGAGGACGAGCAGGACACCCCGGTCGTCGAGAGCCCGCCGATCACCGCCGACCTGCCGGGGCAAGGCGACCAGGATCCGTTCACGCGCGCGCTCGCCAACGAGCCGGCACCGGGCGACGACGAGGAGCCGCTGCCGCCGCGACGCAAACGCAAGCCGTCGTTCGGAAGCAAGCGTAAGCCGCGCAGCATGAAGGAGCGGCTGACCGAGCTGCGCAAGGAGCCGCTGAAAGCCGCCAAGGGACTCTTGAACGCGCCGCTGGCGATCGCAGTGTTCGGTTCGGTGGCGCTCGGTCTGTTGATCTGGCGCGCCGACATCGTCCGGCTGATGCCGCAGACCGCGGCGTTCTATCGGCTGATCGGCTTCGAGGTGAACCTGCGCGGGCTGGCGATCAAGGACGTGCGGATCAGCCGCGAGACGGTGGAATCCAAACCGGTCCTGGTGATCCAGGGCGTGATCATCGGCCAAGCCAAAAAGACGGTCGACGTGCCGCGGCTACGGTTCTCGGTGCGCGATGCCAAGGGCACCGAGATCTACGCCTGGAACGCGGTCCTCGAACAACAGGCGCTGCGGCCGGGCGAGATCGCCTGGTTCAGAACGCGCCTCGCCTCGCCGCCGGCGGAGGCGCGCGCGATCGACGTGCGCTTCTTCAACCGGCGCGACATTGCCGCCGGCGGGGCCTGAGGGCATGATCAGTGTGGTTGCACGCGGCCCGGCGCCGGCCGCGACGAGGGAATAGAACAATGGCGCGCATCCTGATCGCCGACGACGAAGAATCGATGCGCCTGCTGGTCGCCCGCGCGATCGGCATGGACGGCCATGAGACGGTCACGGCCGAAGACGGCAGCGAAGCGCTGGAAATTCTCACCAGCCAGAACGGCAAGTTCGACCTGCTGCTGACCGACATCAAGATGCCGATCATGGACGGCATCGCGCTGGCACTCGCCGCGGCACGCGACTTTCCGGACCTGACGATCCTGTTGATGACCGGCTTCGCCGATCAGCGCGAACGCGCCTTCGGCCTCGACGCCATCGTGCACGACGTCGTCACCAAGCCCTTCTCGGTCGCCGACATCCGCACTGCGGTCGCCGATGCGCTGTCGGCGAAGAAGAGTAGTAGTTGACCCCCTCGCGGCGGACGATCAACGCACGCCCTAAGTAGCAGCGCGCTCCCTCTCCCGCCTGCGGGAGAGGGTTGGGGTGAGGGCGACGCGCGCAGTGAGTTTCCTATTTGGGGGAGCCGCCCCGCGCTCCAACTTCTGGATTCCGGGTTCGCTCGCTGCGCGAGCGCCCCGGAATGACGTGGCTGGCAAGGAGCCGACTTAGTAATCCTTCAGCAGCCGCTCGATGTAGTCGAGTTCGATCTGCGGGCGGCCGGAGTCGCCGAGGCGGCGGCGGAGTTCTTCGAGGATGCGGCGGACGCGCTGCACGTCGATTTCGCCGGGGATCTTCACGGTGAGATCGTCGCCCAAGTCGCGGCCGCGCAGCGGACGGCCGAGCGGATCGGTCTGATTGGCACCGCTCTGCTGACGGCCGGGGCGGTTGCCCTGGCCATCGCCCTGCCCGTCGCCATCGCCCTGCTGCATCGCTTCGGCGAGTTTCTGTGCGCCCTGGCGCAGCGCTTCCAGCGCGCGGCCTTGTGAGTCCACCGCACCGTCGGCATTGCCGTCGCCGAGCCGGCCTTCGGCATCGCCCATCGCCGAGTCGGCCTGGTCGAGACCGCCCTCGCCTTGCTGGCCCTGCTGCCCTTGCTGACCCTTTTCGCCCTTTTCGCCGCCGGGGCTCTGGCCGAGGCCGCGCTTGGCGAGCTCCTGCTGCAGCTTGCGCAGCCGGTCGTGCAGGTTCTGCTGATCCTGCTGCAGGTCGCCGAGGTTCTGCTCGCCGTCCTGGCCGCGCATCCGGTCGCGGCGCTGATCCTGGCCCTGCTTGTAGGTCTTGTCGCGGAGCTGCTGCTGTTTGCGGATCATGTCGCCGAGCTCGTTGAGCGCCTGCTCCATGTCGCCGCTGTCGCCGCCCTGGCCGGGCTGCGCCATCTGCAGGTTCTCCAGCATCTGCGCGAGCTGATCGAGCAGCTGCTTGGCGGCTTCCTTGTCGCCGGAACGCGACAGCCGCTCCATCCGCTGGATCATGTTTTCCAGATCCTGCTGCCGCATCACCTTGGTGTTCGGATCGAGCGGGCGGGCGAGCTGCTGCGGATTGTTGCGAAGCTGCTGAGCGAGCTGGCGCATATAGGTATCGAGCGCCGCGCGCAGCTTGTCGGTGAGCTGTTTGATTTCGTCGTCGGACGCACCGCGCTCCAGCGCGTCTTTGAGTGCGTCCTGCGCGGCACGCAGCGCCTTCTCGGCATCCGATGCATCGCCGTCTTCGATCGAGACCGCGAGCGACCACAAATTGCCAACGACTTCGCGCAGCGCATCGTCGGTACGGGCGCGTTCGAGCTGATCGGCGATGGTGTAGAGCCCGAGATACTGGCCGGCATCAGGCGTGAACACTTCCGGCGCGATCAGCAGCGCATCGAGTGCGGCGTACACCTGGCTATTCGCATTGGCATCGAGCGCCAGGATGCGGCGCTGCTCGATCAGCGCGCGCGCCAGCGGCTTGGTGAACAGCCGCTCCGGCAGCCGCATCGTGAACGGCTCGCTGTGGCCCTGATTGCTGGCCTCGTCCTTGGCGGTGAGCGTCAGCGTCACTTCGGCGCCCGCATAGGGATCTTCGCTGAAGTCCTTGACGGTCTGACCGACGCCTACGCGGGTGCGGGCATTCGGCAGCACCAGCTTGAACTGCGGCGCTTCGAACAGCGGCCGCGGCGCATCCCCCGGCTTGGCGCCCGGGGCCTTGGCGGGCGGCGCGGCGACGAATTGCGCCTCGGCCTCGGTGACCCCGTAATCGTCTTCGAGCTTGTAGGACAGTTGCAGCGAACCGCGCGCCTGGCGCTGCGGCTCCTTGGCGAGCGCAATCGCCGGCGGCTTGTCCGGGGTGGCGGTGAAGCTCCACGGTGCTTCGCTCGACGGCGCCCGGACCCGCGCGGTGCCGTCACCGGTGATGCGGAAATGCCGTTCGCTGGTGCCCTTCGGCGCGTCGCTGTCCGGCTTGACCTCGACCACGCCGCCGCCGACCGCGATGTCGAGATCACCGCCGCTGGAACGTACCAGCAGGGTCGAGCCGACCGGCACCGGCAACGGACCGCTGCCTGGGGTGCCCGGGTCCTTGTTGGAGGCGGCGGTGAGAATGATCGGCGGCTTGTTGGTATAGACCGGCGGCGTCACCCAGGCATCGACCCGGACGGTCGAGGGCGACATCGCGCCCTTCCAGTCGAACGCCGCCATCACCCGCGCGGAGCGCTCCTCGCCGGCGGCGAAGAACGTCGCGACCAGCAGGATCACCACCAGGGCGCGGAGCCCCCAGGGATCGTGGATCGGCAGCCGCGGCGACGGCAGGCCGGGCTTGAGGCCGCGGATCGTCGCCAGGGTGCGGTCGCGCTGCGCCTGCCACAGCGCCCGTGCGACCGGATCGCCGGAGGCCAGCGTGTCGCCGAGCGCCGTCGCCGGCCGGTGCTTCAGGCCGGTATTACCGTCGAGCCGCGCCAGCGCCTCGTCGCGGCTCGGCCAGCGGAACCTGATGGCGGGAATCAGCGCGGCAAGCGCCAGGGCCGACAGTAGTACCAAGCCGGCGATCCGCGCCGAAAACGGCAGGGCCAGCCACAGCCCAGCCCAGGACAGCGCCAGGAACAGGCCGACGACGCTCATCACCCGCGCCAGATGCGGCCACGCGCGCTCCCAGGCAATCGCCAGCGTCGCGCGCCCGATCGCCTTGTCCAGGTGCAGCCGCGCGACCGCCTCTTCATCGTGCGGGGCCTGCGACGGATCGGGAATGCTGCCGCTCAACCATCTCTCCGGGTTGCTGCTCACACGAGCGTAGCACAACGGCGGCA from the Rhodopseudomonas palustris genome contains:
- a CDS encoding ABC-F family ATP-binding cassette domain-containing protein; its protein translation is MIRLDNISKQNGHQILYIEASATLLRGEKIGLVGPNGSGKTTLFRMITGQEQPDEGQVSVDRGLTIGYFSQDVGEMSGRSAVAETMEGAGPVSEVAAELKELEHALADPDRADEMEQILERYGEVQHRFEELDGYALEGRAREVLAGLSFSQEMMDGDVGNLSGGWKMRVALARILLMRPDVMLLDEPSNHLDIESLIWLEQFLKGFEGALLMTSHDRAFMNRIVNKIVEIDAGTLTSYTGDYEFYEGQRALADKQQQAQFERQQAMLAKEVAFIERFKARASHAAQVQSRVKKLEKIEKVEPPRRRQIIAFDFLPAPRSGEDVASLSHVRKAYGNHVIYEDLDFAIRRRERWCVMGINGAGKSTLLKLVAGATAPDDGSVTIGGSVKMGYFAQHAMDLIDGELTVFQSLEEWFPQAGQGSLRALAGCFGFSGDDVEKRCRVLSGGEKARLVMAKMLYDPPNFLVLDEPTNHLDIATKEMLIKALADFEGTMLFVSHDRHFLAALSNRVLELTPEGVHKYGGGYTEYVARTGHEAPGLH
- a CDS encoding DUF2125 domain-containing protein; this translates as MADSTISPRRPLWPVLLLPGVVVLAALAWSAFWLFSASQVDRIADQWRAREAAAGRSYDCGQRSVAGFPFRLEVRCENATVALTSQTAQQAATQTPLTAKLAEILVVASLYQPSLLIAEFKGPASFADRGQPVSMQLNWKTARSSVAGLPGTPERVALVFDEPALDGFRGDTRVPLARARHAELHGRQREAAGAEPRQLEVDLSLDGTSVQDLHPLLADPFDAHLRLLISGLKDFRPKPWPQRFREIQAAGGRIQFEQARIQQGDMVAVATGSLGLTAQGYVDGELQMVATGLDQVIPKLGIDKMLEQGVSQSTLDRLAPGVRAKDVNNVLGALDRAIPGLGQVVRKNANVAAVAGIDALGQETTLEGRPARAFPLRFVEGAVMLGPLKVGQTRPVF
- a CDS encoding gamma-glutamylcyclotransferase encodes the protein MSTKTLSEHELTAGDLWVFGYGSLMWNPGFDFVERIPARLIGEHRALCVYSFVHRGTPEQPGLVLGLDRGGACRGIAFRVADAQRMPTVAYLREREQVTSVYREVKRSVWLEDDARRRISALTYVVDRGHAQYAGRLSYAEQLRHVRQGHGRSGPNRDYVIATVKALETQGCRDVPLHQLAEALRDEAPAPR
- a CDS encoding lysophospholipid acyltransferase family protein encodes the protein MFVIFLRSLIFNVLFYIVLVGWVLAATVAALFSGRAVVKVAKMWGQNSIWLMRLICGTKVEFRGLEKIPQGPLIVAPKHQSMWETFALLQFFDEPLYILKRELTWLPVFGQLLLRGGMIAINRAAGVKTLVEMARRAREEVRRGRQLIIFPEGTRRPVDAPPNYKSGVGQIYVDCGVPCLPVALNAGLFWPRRQFMRYPGTIVVEFLDPLPAGLDRREFLRQLSDVVETATNRLVAEARQEQAELFGRVPSAVPPQVEPAPKPESEQVG
- a CDS encoding YdcF family protein — its product is MELSPDRNPISPSSDRPVRRSGRLRATIVAVLALGFLVGAGGFVVFLSQLRGAEQKPRHNADGIVVLTGGSSRVSDAVELLAAGYGKRLLISGVHRTNGARDISRSVPESRDWFSCCVDLDRSAVDTRSNASETRRWVQERGFRSLIVVTSNYHMPRAIAEMSHAMPDVELIPFAVIGDKWRDEPWWTSGGTLRLLLSEYAKYLAVELRVRLSKLGIEVMPEPAEQTDPTGARKPATAAAN
- a CDS encoding cell division protein FtsX; amino-acid sequence: MNRQGPLRRADERDVMVDLGHERPQVPPKARNASPIVPRASISGRALVAVVAIMTFLASMTTGVVMLISASAAEWQSEVSSELTVQVRSLRGRDLDRDADRVAEVVRSQPGVVEVRTFTKDESAKLLEPWLGTGLSLDDLPVPRVIVARAAPGSGLDLAELRRRVTEAAPSATVDDHRAWIERMRSMTGATVFAGIGVLGLVIVATVISVSFATRGAMAANRPIVEVLHFVGASDSYIANRFFRHFLLLGLQGGLIGGGAAIFVFGFSESVATWFSGTPVGDQFAALLGTFSLRPTGYLALAGMAVLIAGITALASRRTLFSTLNSIE
- the ftsE gene encoding cell division ATP-binding protein FtsE, whose amino-acid sequence is MVRFENVGLRYGLGPEILRDLNFAIPAHSFQFLTGPSGAGKTSLLRLLFLSLRPTRGLVNLFGNDVSLLGKDEVAALRQRIGIVLQDFRLLDHMTTYENVALPFRVTGRDESSYRKEVIDLLKWVGLGDRMDALPPVLSGGEKQRAAIARAVIGRPHLLLADEPTGNVDPTLGRRLLRLFVELNKTGTAVVIATHDINLMDQYEARRLVLHQGRLHVYE
- a CDS encoding MJ0042-type zinc finger domain-containing protein, encoding MHIVCPHCTTSYAIDPAKLGDAGRTVRCSRCKEVWLARPEDVQSDVRVAAMTVEEQQPATNDLANDPGWGVTEDEQDTPVVESPPITADLPGQGDQDPFTRALANEPAPGDDEEPLPPRRKRKPSFGSKRKPRSMKERLTELRKEPLKAAKGLLNAPLAIAVFGSVALGLLIWRADIVRLMPQTAAFYRLIGFEVNLRGLAIKDVRISRETVESKPVLVIQGVIIGQAKKTVDVPRLRFSVRDAKGTEIYAWNAVLEQQALRPGEIAWFRTRLASPPAEARAIDVRFFNRRDIAAGGA
- a CDS encoding response regulator → MARILIADDEESMRLLVARAIGMDGHETVTAEDGSEALEILTSQNGKFDLLLTDIKMPIMDGIALALAAARDFPDLTILLMTGFADQRERAFGLDAIVHDVVTKPFSVADIRTAVADALSAKKSSS
- a CDS encoding TIGR02302 family protein; the protein is MSGSIPDPSQAPHDEEAVARLHLDKAIGRATLAIAWERAWPHLARVMSVVGLFLALSWAGLWLALPFSARIAGLVLLSALALAALIPAIRFRWPSRDEALARLDGNTGLKHRPATALGDTLASGDPVARALWQAQRDRTLATIRGLKPGLPSPRLPIHDPWGLRALVVILLVATFFAAGEERSARVMAAFDWKGAMSPSTVRVDAWVTPPVYTNKPPIILTAASNKDPGTPGSGPLPVPVGSTLLVRSSGGDLDIAVGGGVVEVKPDSDAPKGTSERHFRITGDGTARVRAPSSEAPWSFTATPDKPPAIALAKEPQRQARGSLQLSYKLEDDYGVTEAEAQFVAAPPAKAPGAKPGDAPRPLFEAPQFKLVLPNARTRVGVGQTVKDFSEDPYAGAEVTLTLTAKDEASNQGHSEPFTMRLPERLFTKPLARALIEQRRILALDANANSQVYAALDALLIAPEVFTPDAGQYLGLYTIADQLERARTDDALREVVGNLWSLAVSIEDGDASDAEKALRAAQDALKDALERGASDDEIKQLTDKLRAALDTYMRQLAQQLRNNPQQLARPLDPNTKVMRQQDLENMIQRMERLSRSGDKEAAKQLLDQLAQMLENLQMAQPGQGGDSGDMEQALNELGDMIRKQQQLRDKTYKQGQDQRRDRMRGQDGEQNLGDLQQDQQNLHDRLRKLQQELAKRGLGQSPGGEKGEKGQQGQQGQQGEGGLDQADSAMGDAEGRLGDGNADGAVDSQGRALEALRQGAQKLAEAMQQGDGDGQGDGQGNRPGRQQSGANQTDPLGRPLRGRDLGDDLTVKIPGEIDVQRVRRILEELRRRLGDSGRPQIELDYIERLLKDY